In Arcobacter ellisii, a genomic segment contains:
- a CDS encoding thiamine pyrophosphate-dependent enzyme produces the protein MSTLVNTQKEIKNLKAFSTAAERFEGSHLLCPGCAHSIIVREVLNATNDNLVVSASTGCLEVCTAIYPHTSWDCSWIHIGFENSSTAMAGVETMNKALRNKGRISADTPQPKFVTFGGDGSTYDIGFQWISGCFERGHDFMYVCLDNEVYANTGGQRSSSTPIGSSTTTAPAGSHSYGEKRQKKDIVSIMAAHGAPYVAQVAPNKWKDMVKKIQRGFDTHGPVFINAMSACTTEWKFAPNQTIEVSDLAVDSLVFPLYEIIDGRELNITYRPKNIVPVRDYLGAQPRFKHLFKPEYEYLIDEWQKRIDERWTFLQKREEIRM, from the coding sequence ATGAGTACATTAGTAAATACTCAAAAAGAGATTAAAAACTTAAAAGCTTTCTCAACAGCAGCTGAAAGATTTGAGGGTTCACACCTTTTATGTCCAGGTTGTGCACACTCAATTATCGTAAGAGAAGTTTTAAATGCAACAAATGATAACTTAGTAGTATCAGCTTCAACAGGATGTTTAGAAGTTTGTACAGCTATTTATCCTCATACTTCTTGGGATTGCTCATGGATTCATATTGGATTTGAAAACTCGTCAACAGCAATGGCTGGAGTTGAAACTATGAACAAAGCTTTAAGAAATAAAGGAAGAATCAGTGCAGATACTCCTCAACCAAAATTCGTAACATTTGGTGGAGATGGTTCTACTTATGATATTGGATTCCAATGGATTTCTGGATGTTTTGAAAGAGGACATGACTTTATGTATGTTTGTTTAGACAATGAAGTTTATGCAAATACTGGAGGTCAAAGATCATCTTCAACTCCAATTGGTTCAAGTACAACAACTGCACCAGCTGGTTCTCACTCATATGGTGAAAAAAGACAGAAAAAAGATATCGTTTCTATTATGGCAGCTCATGGTGCACCTTATGTTGCTCAAGTTGCTCCAAATAAATGGAAAGACATGGTTAAAAAAATCCAAAGAGGATTTGATACTCATGGTCCAGTATTTATTAATGCAATGTCAGCTTGTACAACTGAGTGGAAATTTGCTCCAAATCAAACTATTGAAGTTTCTGATTTAGCAGTTGATTCACTTGTATTCCCATTATATGAAATCATTGATGGAAGAGAATTAAATATTACTTACAGACCAAAAAATATTGTTCCAGTAAGAGATTATTTAGGTGCACAACCAAGATTTAAACACTTATTCAAACCTGAATATGAATATTTAATTGATGAGTGGCAAAAAAGAATTGATGAAAGATGGACTTTCTTACAAAAAAGAGAAGAAATCAGAATGTAA
- a CDS encoding 2-oxoacid:ferredoxin oxidoreductase subunit alpha, whose amino-acid sequence MNKKVMELKTVEVWDGNMANSQALRQADVDVVAAYPITPSTATVENYAMFHANGYIDGEVMMTESEHAAMSACVGAGAAGGRVATATSSQGLALMIEVLYQASGMRIPVVLCLVNRALAAPLNVNGDHSDLYLTRDSGWISLDAFNPQQAYDMTLMSFKISEHPDVRLPVISNQDGFMTSHTAQNVTPLPDEVASKFVGDYLQVNALLNFDKPVTHGVQTEQDWHFEHKAKQHAALMGSKKVILDVFKEFKELTGREYKLVETYNMENADIAIVCLGTTYETAMLAIEQLKAEGINAGVVAPRVFRPFPLEEMAEALQGVKAIACMDRSAPGGTVGTLFNEISGALINTPNRPLVSNLIYGLGGRDMTVALLKDIYRTLDKEAKEGKLSGKIQRFVGVRGPELAFYNAQGVEK is encoded by the coding sequence ATGAATAAAAAAGTAATGGAATTAAAAACTGTTGAAGTTTGGGATGGGAATATGGCAAATTCTCAGGCTTTAAGACAAGCTGATGTAGATGTAGTTGCTGCTTATCCTATTACTCCTTCAACTGCTACAGTTGAAAATTATGCAATGTTCCATGCAAATGGATATATTGATGGTGAAGTTATGATGACTGAATCTGAACACGCTGCTATGTCTGCATGTGTTGGAGCTGGAGCTGCTGGTGGAAGAGTTGCAACTGCAACTTCATCTCAAGGTCTAGCACTTATGATTGAGGTTTTATACCAAGCATCTGGAATGAGAATCCCTGTTGTTTTATGTTTAGTAAATAGAGCATTAGCAGCACCTTTAAATGTAAATGGTGACCACTCTGATTTATATTTAACTAGAGATTCTGGTTGGATATCACTTGATGCATTTAACCCTCAACAAGCTTATGATATGACTTTAATGTCATTTAAAATATCAGAACATCCAGATGTTAGATTACCAGTTATTTCAAATCAAGATGGATTTATGACATCTCACACTGCACAAAATGTTACGCCACTTCCAGATGAAGTTGCTTCTAAATTTGTAGGTGATTATTTACAAGTAAATGCATTATTAAACTTTGACAAACCTGTTACTCACGGTGTTCAAACAGAACAAGATTGGCATTTTGAACACAAAGCAAAACAACATGCTGCATTAATGGGTTCTAAAAAAGTTATTCTTGATGTATTTAAAGAGTTTAAAGAATTAACAGGTAGAGAATATAAACTTGTTGAAACTTATAATATGGAAAATGCAGATATTGCTATCGTTTGTTTAGGTACAACTTATGAAACTGCAATGCTTGCAATTGAGCAATTAAAAGCAGAAGGTATAAATGCTGGTGTTGTTGCACCAAGAGTATTTAGACCATTCCCTCTTGAAGAAATGGCTGAAGCATTACAAGGTGTAAAAGCTATCGCTTGTATGGATAGAAGTGCACCAGGTGGAACAGTTGGAACATTATTTAATGAAATCTCTGGAGCATTAATCAATACACCAAATAGACCTTTAGTATCTAATTTAATCTATGGATTAGGTGGAAGAGATATGACTGTTGCTTTATTAAAAGATATTTATAGAACTTTAGATAAAGAAGCAAAAGAAGGTAAATTATCTGGAAAAATCCAAAGATTTGTTGGAGTAAGAGGACCAGAATTAGCCTTTTATAATGCGCAAGGAGTAGAAAAATGA
- a CDS encoding 4Fe-4S dicluster-binding protein, translated as MSKPIKEMGWDELVPGAALYTFDGNIDYNIAEIQPEDRLYSETSSKSMSVGDWRVIKPVWNSETCIDCQNCWIFCPDSSIIARNKEMKGVDYEHCKGCGLCVSVCPTNPKSLLMFNEYVTTEEALSQWPVKQKKGE; from the coding sequence ATGAGTAAACCAATTAAAGAAATGGGATGGGATGAGTTAGTACCTGGTGCTGCTCTTTATACATTCGATGGAAATATAGATTATAATATAGCTGAAATTCAACCTGAAGATAGACTTTATTCTGAAACAAGTTCAAAAAGTATGAGTGTTGGAGACTGGAGAGTTATTAAACCAGTTTGGAATTCTGAAACTTGTATTGACTGTCAAAACTGTTGGATTTTCTGTCCAGATTCATCAATTATTGCAAGAAATAAAGAGATGAAAGGTGTTGATTATGAACACTGTAAAGGTTGCGGATTATGTGTAAGTGTTTGTCCTACAAATCCTAAATCACTATTAATGTTTAATGAGTATGTTACTACAGAAGAAGCATTGTCTCAATGGCCTGTAAAACAAAAAAAGGGTGAATAA
- a CDS encoding pyruvate flavodoxin oxidoreductase subunit gamma, whose translation MLEIRWHSRAGQGAVTGAKGLGSIVAESGKQVQAFAFYGSAKRGASMTAYNRIDDNVILNHEKYMSPDFVFILDPGLAITDNITANGKDTTKYIITTHLSKDELISLVPELEEIKDRVFILDCFQIARETIGKAIPNTPMLGAFMKVSGMFEIEDFKNKMKHVLKKLPPNIIEANMVAIQRAYDEVH comes from the coding sequence ATGTTAGAAATTAGATGGCATAGCCGTGCAGGTCAAGGTGCTGTAACAGGTGCAAAAGGTCTTGGTTCAATTGTAGCAGAATCAGGTAAACAAGTTCAAGCCTTTGCATTTTATGGTTCAGCTAAAAGAGGTGCGTCAATGACTGCCTACAATAGAATTGACGATAATGTAATTTTAAACCACGAAAAATATATGAGTCCTGATTTTGTATTTATATTAGATCCAGGTCTTGCTATAACAGATAATATCACTGCTAATGGTAAAGATACAACTAAATATATTATTACAACACACCTTAGCAAAGATGAACTAATTTCATTAGTTCCAGAACTAGAGGAAATCAAAGATAGAGTATTTATTCTTGACTGTTTTCAAATTGCAAGAGAGACTATTGGAAAAGCTATTCCTAATACTCCAATGCTTGGTGCATTTATGAAAGTTAGTGGAATGTTTGAAATTGAAGATTTTAAAAATAAAATGAAACACGTTCTTAAAAAGTTACCACCAAATATTATTGAAGCTAATATGGTAGCAATCCAAAGAGCTTATGACGAAGTTCATTAG
- a CDS encoding HAD family hydrolase has protein sequence MNKNKIILFDLDGTLIDSTDAIVSTFKHSFDEMDFNFEGTEQDIKNLIGYPLDIMYKNLGVDESKVWDFVDSYKNRYRIISKEQTSLLENAYEAVELASKIARVSVVTTKTRMYTIPLLDHFNITQFFEIITGRENVQNPKPHPEPILVTLEQMNYNKNRDDVWMIGDTKLDLIAAREANINSIGVLCGYGEKEELLKYTNYIEKDSLNAIKFLSSNI, from the coding sequence ATGAATAAAAATAAAATTATACTTTTTGATTTAGATGGAACATTGATTGATTCGACAGATGCAATAGTTTCAACTTTTAAACACTCTTTTGATGAAATGGATTTTAATTTTGAAGGAACTGAACAAGATATAAAAAATTTGATTGGTTATCCCCTTGATATTATGTATAAAAATTTAGGAGTTGATGAATCTAAAGTTTGGGATTTCGTTGATTCATATAAAAATAGATATAGAATTATTTCTAAAGAACAAACTAGTCTTTTAGAAAATGCTTATGAAGCTGTGGAACTTGCATCTAAAATTGCAAGGGTTAGTGTTGTTACAACAAAAACTAGAATGTACACTATTCCTTTACTTGACCATTTTAATATAACTCAATTTTTTGAAATCATAACAGGTAGAGAAAATGTTCAAAATCCAAAACCACATCCTGAACCAATTTTAGTTACCCTTGAACAAATGAATTATAATAAAAATAGAGATGATGTGTGGATGATTGGAGATACAAAACTTGATTTAATTGCCGCACGCGAAGCAAATATCAATTCAATTGGTGTTTTATGTGGTTATGGTGAAAAAGAAGAACTTTTAAAATATACAAATTATATTGAAAAAGATTCTCTTAATGCTATCAAATTCCTTTCAAGCAATATTTAA
- a CDS encoding peptide-binding protein produces the protein MKFLIYNLLFLSYLTASTLNLSMTSSPSRLNPILANDSASSEISDWLFNGLFKYDKDGKPTVDLAKSYFFETPTKLIIKLRDDIFWHDNIKVTSKDVLFTYEQIINPKVFNSIKSNFTEVQSVTAVDNFTIEVIYKKPYFKAIETWMVGLLPYHILKDEKDLMTSSFNKNPIGTGSYKLKEFKTGQDIELIANENYFEGKPKIEKIKYQFLPDPNTSFLYLKQKKLDIGGLDPIQVDRQIDDNFKKDYTILQKPSFSFSYLGFNLKNEKFQNKKIREALSLAINRQELVDILFFGYGKVCNGPFLPGSFAYNEDVKPITQDIEKAKALLKELGYDENNPFTFEVITNTGNDIRINAAQILQYQLQKAGVIMKIRVMEWQAFLNTVVHPRNFQAVLLGWSLALMPDAYPLWHSSSAKLGGFNLVSYKNETVDKLIEKGMSTINRDELGTIYKEIFQIISDDLPYLFLYIPDGITAINKRIKKVEPAFVGIMHNQKDWQIEE, from the coding sequence ATGAAATTTTTAATCTATAATCTATTATTTTTATCATATCTAACAGCAAGTACTTTAAACTTATCTATGACATCAAGTCCAAGTAGATTAAATCCTATCTTAGCCAATGATTCAGCTAGTTCTGAAATTTCTGATTGGTTATTTAATGGACTTTTTAAATATGATAAAGATGGAAAACCAACTGTTGATTTAGCAAAATCTTACTTTTTTGAAACTCCAACAAAATTAATTATAAAATTAAGAGATGACATTTTTTGGCATGATAATATTAAAGTTACTTCAAAAGATGTATTGTTTACATATGAACAAATCATCAATCCAAAAGTTTTTAACTCTATTAAATCAAATTTTACAGAAGTTCAAAGTGTAACAGCAGTTGATAATTTTACAATTGAAGTTATCTACAAGAAACCTTATTTTAAAGCGATAGAGACTTGGATGGTTGGACTTTTACCTTATCATATTTTAAAAGATGAAAAAGATTTAATGACAAGCTCTTTTAACAAAAATCCAATAGGAACTGGTTCTTATAAACTAAAAGAGTTTAAAACAGGGCAAGATATTGAACTTATAGCAAATGAAAACTATTTTGAAGGGAAACCAAAAATTGAAAAAATAAAATACCAATTTTTGCCAGACCCAAATACCTCTTTTTTGTATTTAAAACAAAAAAAACTTGATATTGGTGGTCTTGACCCAATTCAAGTTGATAGACAAATAGATGATAACTTTAAAAAAGATTACACTATTTTACAAAAACCTAGTTTTTCATTTAGTTATTTAGGATTTAATTTAAAAAATGAAAAGTTTCAAAATAAAAAAATAAGAGAAGCTTTATCTTTAGCTATAAATAGACAAGAGTTAGTTGATATTTTATTTTTTGGTTATGGTAAAGTTTGTAATGGACCATTTTTACCTGGTTCATTTGCATATAATGAAGATGTAAAACCTATAACTCAAGATATAGAAAAAGCAAAAGCTTTATTAAAAGAACTTGGTTATGATGAAAACAATCCTTTTACTTTTGAAGTTATAACAAATACAGGGAATGATATAAGAATAAATGCTGCACAAATTTTACAATACCAATTGCAAAAAGCTGGTGTGATAATGAAAATTCGTGTTATGGAGTGGCAAGCATTTTTAAATACAGTTGTTCATCCAAGAAATTTTCAAGCAGTACTTCTTGGTTGGTCACTTGCTCTAATGCCTGATGCTTATCCTCTTTGGCACAGTTCAAGTGCAAAACTTGGTGGATTTAATTTAGTTTCATATAAAAATGAAACTGTAGATAAACTAATAGAAAAAGGAATGAGTACAATTAATAGAGATGAATTAGGAACTATTTATAAAGAGATATTTCAGATTATAAGTGATGATTTGCCTTACTTATTTTTATATATTCCTGATGGAATAACTGCTATTAATAAAAGAATAAAAAAGGTAGAACCTGCATTTGTAGGAATAATGCATAATCAAAAAGATTGGCAAATAGAAGAATAA
- the rpsI gene encoding 30S ribosomal protein S9 produces MAKVYATGRRKTAVAKVWLENGNGQLTINGQTLDAWLGGHESIKKRVMQPLNVAKQETSVNIVVKTLGGGYSAQADAARHGISRALVAFDEQFRSILKPYGLLTRDARSVERKKYGKKKARKSSQFSKR; encoded by the coding sequence ATGGCAAAAGTATATGCAACTGGAAGAAGAAAAACAGCTGTAGCTAAAGTATGGCTAGAAAATGGTAACGGTCAATTAACAATCAATGGTCAAACTCTTGACGCTTGGTTAGGTGGACATGAATCAATTAAAAAAAGAGTTATGCAACCATTAAATGTTGCTAAACAAGAAACTTCTGTAAACATCGTAGTTAAAACTCTTGGTGGTGGATATTCTGCTCAAGCTGATGCTGCAAGACACGGAATTTCAAGAGCATTAGTTGCTTTTGATGAGCAATTTAGATCAATCTTAAAACCTTACGGTTTATTAACAAGAGATGCTAGATCTGTTGAAAGAAAAAAATACGGAAAGAAAAAAGCAAGAAAATCTTCTCAATTCTCAAAAAGATAA
- the rplM gene encoding 50S ribosomal protein L13, which produces MKFTQMAHANEIERDWIVVDATDKVFGRIITEVATILRGKNKPCFTPNVDCGDFVVIINASKAKFSGKKLESKNYFTHSGYFGSTKTHKMSEMFEKNPEKLYKLATRGMLPKTTLGKAMLKKLKVYAGSEHPHTAQIKG; this is translated from the coding sequence ATGAAATTTACTCAAATGGCACATGCTAACGAAATCGAAAGAGATTGGATAGTAGTTGATGCAACTGATAAAGTATTCGGAAGAATTATTACAGAAGTTGCTACTATCTTAAGAGGGAAAAACAAACCTTGTTTTACACCAAATGTAGACTGCGGAGATTTTGTTGTAATTATAAATGCATCAAAAGCAAAATTTTCTGGTAAAAAATTAGAAAGTAAAAATTACTTTACACACTCAGGTTATTTTGGTAGTACAAAAACTCACAAAATGTCTGAAATGTTTGAAAAAAATCCAGAAAAATTATACAAACTAGCTACTAGAGGTATGCTTCCAAAAACTACTCTTGGAAAAGCTATGTTAAAAAAATTAAAAGTATATGCAGGAAGTGAACACCCTCATACTGCGCAAATCAAAGGATAA
- a CDS encoding sensor histidine kinase — MLKIHQLFLRTYITIFAAILITLTLVTYFWAKNLYINQIEKNLIQNIDTLSILLKNFNNIENIKSIVKDLHSELNLRITIIDEKGNVIAESDKDLSEIKNHSNRVEIIQARNVGLGKDTRKSETIKKDLLYIAKKITLNDSIYFVRMADYTNKITDNFAKLTLEIFMYITFFLIIAFLATYFISLRIKKETDNVLYFLTQLTNKKTSFPLKSTYTYEFYKITKLLNKVAVKLSKKEKQKAKQTAKLKLANRQKDEIISAISHEFKNPIAIISGYSESILNDEKMPLIMKNKFLNKIYNNANKMSHIIDKLRLTLRLEEGKQELLLIPCSMKKLIENCISDLKDKYKNREIILQGEDINLKVDETLISMAISNLIENALKYSEHEVIVNIGENSICVIDKGIGIEQKELENINQKFYRISNNGWNNSLGLGLFIVQSILNLHHFSLEITSEIKKGSQFCIKY, encoded by the coding sequence TTGTTAAAAATTCATCAACTTTTTCTAAGAACATATATCACAATATTTGCAGCTATTTTAATAACTCTTACTTTGGTTACATATTTTTGGGCTAAAAATCTTTATATAAATCAAATTGAAAAAAACCTAATCCAAAATATTGATACCTTATCAATTCTTCTAAAAAATTTTAACAATATCGAAAATATAAAAAGTATTGTAAAAGATTTACATTCAGAATTAAATTTACGAATTACAATAATCGATGAAAAAGGTAATGTTATTGCTGAAAGTGATAAAGATTTATCTGAAATAAAAAATCATTCAAATAGAGTTGAAATTATTCAAGCAAGAAATGTAGGTTTAGGAAAAGATACTAGAAAATCTGAAACAATAAAAAAAGATTTATTATATATTGCAAAAAAAATCACACTAAATGATTCTATTTATTTTGTTAGAATGGCAGATTACACAAATAAAATCACGGATAATTTTGCTAAATTGACTCTTGAAATTTTTATGTATATTACTTTCTTTTTGATTATTGCATTTTTAGCTACATATTTTATTAGTTTACGAATAAAAAAAGAGACAGATAATGTTTTATATTTTTTAACACAATTAACAAATAAAAAAACTTCTTTTCCTTTAAAATCTACCTATACTTATGAATTTTATAAAATCACAAAACTTTTAAATAAAGTTGCTGTAAAACTATCAAAAAAAGAGAAACAAAAAGCAAAACAAACAGCAAAACTTAAACTTGCAAATAGACAAAAAGATGAGATAATTTCTGCTATTTCCCATGAGTTTAAAAATCCAATAGCAATAATTTCAGGATATAGTGAAAGTATTTTAAATGATGAAAAAATGCCACTTATTATGAAAAACAAATTTTTAAATAAAATTTATAATAATGCAAATAAAATGTCACATATTATTGATAAATTAAGACTTACATTAAGACTTGAAGAGGGAAAACAAGAATTACTTTTAATACCTTGTTCTATGAAAAAATTGATTGAAAATTGTATTAGTGATTTAAAAGATAAATATAAAAATAGAGAAATTATACTTCAAGGTGAAGATATAAATTTAAAAGTTGATGAAACACTTATTTCTATGGCCATTTCAAATTTAATTGAAAATGCTTTAAAATATTCAGAACATGAAGTGATTGTAAATATTGGTGAAAATTCAATTTGTGTTATTGATAAAGGAATTGGTATAGAACAAAAAGAACTTGAGAATATCAATCAAAAATTTTATCGTATTTCAAATAATGGGTGGAATAACTCTTTAGGTCTGGGGCTTTTTATTGTTCAATCTATACTTAATTTACACCATTTTTCCCTAGAAATCACTTCTGAAATAAAAAAAGGCTCTCAATTTTGCATAAAATATTAA
- a CDS encoding response regulator transcription factor — MNNKLILIVEDEEDILELLEYTLQKEGYETIGFLSIDKNVRKVLDEEQIDLILMDRNLPGIEGTTFINEIKKQGYSNPVIYVTAKDNDEDIIEGFDSHADDYITKPFNLKELCARIKAVIKRSSKEVDVLKVKDIVYKSSNKKFFIDEKEIELTHLEHDLLLEFIKNKDILMTREHLLNKVWEDSFDKKEKTVNVAIKRLKAKIDPDGTKDYIRSIRGEGYIFC, encoded by the coding sequence ATGAATAACAAACTTATTTTAATTGTTGAAGATGAAGAAGATATTTTAGAGTTACTTGAATATACTCTTCAAAAAGAGGGATATGAAACTATTGGATTTTTAAGCATTGATAAAAATGTAAGAAAAGTTTTAGATGAAGAACAAATCGATTTAATCTTAATGGATAGAAATCTTCCTGGAATTGAAGGAACAACTTTTATAAACGAAATCAAAAAACAAGGTTATTCAAATCCTGTTATTTATGTAACAGCAAAAGATAATGATGAAGATATAATCGAAGGTTTTGACTCTCATGCTGATGATTACATAACAAAACCCTTTAACTTAAAAGAGTTATGTGCAAGAATAAAAGCTGTTATAAAAAGAAGTTCAAAAGAAGTTGATGTACTAAAAGTTAAAGATATTGTTTATAAATCTTCTAACAAAAAGTTTTTTATAGATGAAAAAGAGATTGAGTTAACTCATCTTGAGCATGATTTACTTTTAGAATTTATAAAAAATAAAGATATTTTGATGACTAGAGAACATTTATTAAATAAAGTTTGGGAAGACTCTTTTGATAAAAAAGAGAAAACAGTAAATGTTGCAATAAAAAGATTAAAAGCCAAAATTGACCCTGATGGCACAAAAGATTATATTCGTTCAATTAGAGGGGAAGGTTATATTTTTTGTTAA
- a CDS encoding phosphate-starvation-inducible PsiE family protein, with product MKKAINKIKEYFSTNFEVLAATIIFIGIVASGKEFYKAIILMLEFIVIMEVVKMVSDFIKKETLRLRYIIDIFIIFLIRDVIILSTNKNRDYFDITFLLFVIFVFFMFRILAIKFSPGIIKISKDTVIEYEDDRPNKKIVTTRESTPDE from the coding sequence ATGAAAAAAGCAATCAATAAGATAAAAGAGTATTTTAGCACGAACTTTGAAGTTCTTGCTGCAACAATAATTTTCATAGGAATAGTAGCTTCTGGTAAAGAATTTTACAAAGCAATTATTCTTATGTTAGAGTTTATCGTGATTATGGAAGTTGTAAAAATGGTTTCTGATTTTATCAAAAAAGAGACTTTACGACTTAGATATATCATAGATATTTTTATCATTTTTCTAATACGAGATGTGATTATCTTATCGACAAACAAAAATAGAGATTACTTTGATATTACTTTTTTATTATTTGTAATTTTTGTATTTTTTATGTTTAGAATTCTTGCTATTAAATTTTCTCCAGGAATTATAAAAATCTCAAAAGATACTGTTATTGAATATGAAGATGACAGACCAAACAAAAAAATTGTAACTACAAGAGAGTCAACACCAGATGAATAA
- a CDS encoding phosphate signaling complex PhoU family protein, producing MLKPYETKLKNIKEEILKIGVDVVEALEICLKALEEKKIEDLKNVEITEKKLLIKSNEIDNIIVTTLALYSPEAKDLRQLVSFLKITNELVRTGANAKDFAKMFKKSYSEDLNTPMILEYAVPLLKSALLSLRTSISIIDETNTAHIEEKYHRVIVEESKTDDLYLMIEKNILKLISKNLDLSKEYFDTLSALRRLEKIADRAVSIANLLQFAQVGGDIVQS from the coding sequence ATGTTAAAGCCTTATGAAACAAAATTAAAAAATATAAAAGAAGAGATTTTAAAAATTGGTGTTGATGTTGTTGAAGCTTTAGAAATATGTTTAAAAGCTTTAGAAGAGAAAAAAATTGAAGATTTAAAAAATGTAGAAATTACAGAAAAAAAACTTCTAATTAAATCAAATGAGATTGACAACATTATAGTTACAACTTTGGCTTTATATTCACCAGAAGCAAAAGATTTAAGACAACTTGTTTCATTTTTAAAAATTACAAATGAACTTGTAAGAACAGGAGCAAATGCAAAAGATTTTGCAAAAATGTTCAAAAAATCATATTCTGAGGATTTAAACACTCCTATGATTTTAGAGTATGCTGTTCCTTTATTAAAATCAGCACTATTATCTTTAAGAACTTCAATTTCAATAATTGATGAAACAAATACTGCTCATATTGAAGAAAAATATCATAGAGTTATTGTTGAAGAGAGTAAAACTGATGATTTATATTTAATGATTGAAAAAAACATTTTAAAACTAATCTCTAAAAATCTTGATTTATCAAAAGAGTATTTTGATACATTAAGTGCATTAAGAAGATTAGAAAAAATCGCTGATAGAGCTGTATCTATTGCTAATTTACTTCAATTTGCTCAGGTTGGAGGAGATATAGTACAATCATAA
- the pstB gene encoding phosphate ABC transporter ATP-binding protein PstB, translated as MITNENKSKIDVRNLNLFYGSNQALYDITANLYENKITALIGPSGCGKSTFLRCINRMNDLIPVVKIDGSIIIDNKNIYDKDVDEVSVRKKIGMVFQQPNPFPKSIYDNVAYAPLKHGIVKKGKECDELVETSLIKSGLWNEVKDKLTQPGTSLSGGQQQRLCIARTIAVRPEVILMDEPTSALDPISTEKIEALMLELKQDYTIITVTHNMQQAARVADYTAFFHLGKLIEYDETETIFVNPHNKKTEDYITGRFG; from the coding sequence ATGATAACAAACGAAAACAAAAGCAAAATTGATGTAAGAAACCTAAACCTTTTTTATGGTTCAAATCAAGCTTTATATGATATTACTGCAAATTTATATGAAAATAAAATTACAGCTTTAATTGGACCATCAGGTTGTGGAAAATCTACATTTCTAAGATGTATAAATAGAATGAATGACTTAATTCCTGTTGTTAAAATAGATGGTTCAATAATTATTGATAATAAAAACATCTATGATAAAGATGTTGATGAAGTAAGCGTTAGAAAAAAAATTGGAATGGTTTTCCAACAACCAAATCCTTTTCCAAAATCAATTTATGACAATGTAGCTTACGCTCCATTAAAACATGGGATTGTAAAAAAAGGTAAAGAGTGTGATGAGTTAGTTGAAACTTCTTTAATAAAATCTGGACTTTGGAATGAAGTAAAAGATAAATTAACTCAACCAGGAACTTCACTTAGTGGAGGTCAACAACAAAGACTTTGTATCGCTAGAACAATTGCAGTTAGACCTGAAGTTATATTAATGGATGAACCGACATCTGCACTTGACCCTATTAGTACAGAAAAAATTGAAGCTTTAATGCTTGAATTAAAACAAGATTATACAATCATAACTGTAACTCATAATATGCAACAAGCAGCAAGGGTAGCTGACTATACAGCCTTTTTCCACTTAGGAAAACTAATAGAATATGATGAAACAGAAACTATTTTTGTAAATCCACACAATAAAAAAACAGAAGATTATATTACAGGGAGATTTGGATAA